A genomic stretch from Campylobacter lari subsp. concheus includes:
- a CDS encoding glycosyltransferase family 2 protein — translation MKKVGVVIPIYNVEKYLKECLDSVINQTYTNLEIILVNDGSTDENSLNIAKEYTLKDKRITLFDKKNGGLSSARNVGIEYFYGEYETQYIENENELNIFKIVGNNPQNIYKIYKHKNALANDRLEILKIDYIIFLDSDNYWELNCIEECVVRMQNVDVLLFDYKCVYEDGIKDKGKKTRFQKFYYNDECIISPKEYAQRAEGVGMRDISFGVMGMIDFDFLRSIKLKFINYIINEDIHFGMVLFACAKSICILPKTLYICILRSNSISNHDKKITKANVSEYFKDLYEFFGENAKEAKNYLKAASRMITALELIEFFKDQKSENSQAIKEIFLPFYVKKALMIKKFKKDPLNLKEKLPIIMPYIETRIPYDLWKIWQKIKRIFKA, via the coding sequence ATGAAAAAAGTAGGCGTAGTAATCCCCATATATAATGTAGAAAAATATCTAAAAGAATGTTTAGATAGTGTAATCAATCAAACTTACACTAACTTAGAAATCATACTTGTAAATGATGGTAGTACAGATGAAAACTCACTTAATATTGCAAAAGAATATACTTTAAAAGATAAAAGAATCACTCTTTTTGATAAGAAAAATGGTGGTTTAAGTAGTGCTAGAAATGTAGGTATAGAATATTTTTATGGTGAATATGAAACACAATATATTGAAAATGAAAATGAATTAAATATTTTTAAGATTGTTGGCAATAATCCACAAAATATTTATAAAATTTATAAACATAAAAATGCTTTAGCGAATGATAGGTTAGAAATTCTAAAGATTGATTATATTATCTTTTTAGATTCTGATAATTATTGGGAGTTAAACTGCATAGAAGAGTGCGTTGTGAGAATGCAAAATGTAGATGTATTGTTATTTGATTATAAATGTGTTTATGAAGATGGAATTAAAGATAAAGGAAAAAAAACGAGATTTCAAAAATTTTATTACAATGATGAATGTATTATTAGTCCAAAAGAATATGCGCAAAGAGCAGAAGGAGTTGGTATGAGAGATATTTCTTTTGGTGTTATGGGGATGATAGATTTTGATTTTCTAAGGTCCATAAAATTAAAGTTTATTAATTATATCATCAATGAGGATATACATTTTGGTATGGTTTTGTTTGCTTGTGCTAAGTCTATTTGTATTTTGCCTAAAACATTATATATTTGTATTTTAAGATCCAATAGCATATCAAATCATGATAAAAAGATTACAAAAGCAAATGTATCAGAGTATTTTAAAGACTTGTATGAATTTTTTGGAGAAAATGCTAAAGAGGCAAAAAACTATTTAAAAGCAGCAAGTAGGATGATAACAGCTTTAGAGTTGATAGAGTTTTTTAAAGATCAAAAAAGTGAAAATTCTCAAGCCATAAAGGAAATCTTTTTGCCTTTTTATGTAAAAAAAGCTTTGATGATTAAAAAATTTAAAAAAGATCCTTTAAATTTAAAAGAAAAATTACCTATTATCATGCCATATATAGAAACACGAATTCCTTATGATCTTTGGAAAATTTGGCAAAAAATTAAAAGGATTTTTAAAGCTTAA
- a CDS encoding glycosyltransferase family 2 protein translates to MDLKQISVIMIVKNAQKTLKACLESLQEFGEIVLIENDSNDDTLKIAYEFSKSYKNIKIYQHKFIGFGPLKNLAISYASNDWIFNIDADELAKKEFLQELRQIEPNKEDIIALPRENLYNGEWIKACGWWPDHVMRVFNKTHTSFNGILVHESLILYEDSKKIKLQNGLRHFAFDDIDGLLDKLQKYSKLWALQNLHKESSICKALLRGTWTFFRNYILKKGIFYGYKGFIISTCNGLGAFFKYMKLYELKKQKPKTCALIITTYNQKERLALVLDSVKNLEPLPDEVLIADDGSREDTAKLIQAYQKDFPCKLEHIWQEDEGFRAAASRNKAIRASNSEYIVLIDGDMILEKNFINDHLKFASLKTILQGSRTILNEKESKELLSKNDFKLAFNKKGFKNQRNIFLAKCVYKFSKLTKKFFKKSQLVKGSKTCNMSFYKSDFEAIEGFNEKFIGWGREDSEFVARFLFNNGVFKRLKFNALAYHIYHEENSKNMLEINHQIYLETIKNKKITWR, encoded by the coding sequence ATGGATTTAAAGCAAATTAGTGTGATAATGATAGTTAAAAATGCTCAAAAAACTTTAAAAGCTTGTTTGGAGTCTTTGCAAGAATTTGGCGAGATAGTTTTAATAGAAAATGATAGTAATGATGATACTTTAAAAATTGCTTATGAGTTTAGTAAAAGTTATAAAAATATCAAGATTTATCAGCATAAATTTATAGGTTTTGGACCTTTGAAAAATTTAGCCATAAGTTATGCTAGCAATGATTGGATTTTTAATATTGACGCAGATGAGCTTGCTAAGAAAGAATTTTTACAAGAATTGCGGCAAATTGAGCCTAATAAAGAAGATATTATAGCCTTACCAAGAGAAAATTTATACAATGGAGAGTGGATTAAAGCTTGTGGATGGTGGCCTGATCATGTAATGCGAGTGTTTAATAAAACTCATACTAGTTTTAATGGGATTTTAGTGCATGAGAGTTTGATTTTATATGAAGATAGTAAAAAGATTAAGCTACAAAATGGTTTAAGGCATTTTGCGTTTGATGATATAGATGGTTTGCTAGATAAACTTCAAAAATACTCCAAACTTTGGGCTTTGCAAAATTTACATAAAGAAAGCAGTATTTGCAAGGCTTTGTTAAGAGGAACTTGGACTTTTTTTAGAAATTACATTTTAAAAAAGGGAATTTTTTATGGTTATAAAGGCTTTATCATAAGTACTTGCAATGGCCTTGGAGCTTTTTTTAAATATATGAAATTGTATGAGTTAAAAAAGCAAAAGCCAAAAACTTGCGCTTTAATTATCACAACTTATAATCAAAAAGAAAGACTTGCTTTGGTGCTTGATAGCGTTAAAAACTTAGAGCCTTTACCAGATGAGGTTTTAATAGCTGATGATGGAAGCAGGGAAGATACGGCTAAACTTATACAAGCTTATCAAAAAGATTTTCCTTGTAAGTTAGAGCATATTTGGCAAGAAGATGAGGGGTTTCGTGCTGCGGCAAGCCGCAACAAAGCGATTAGAGCTTCAAATAGTGAATATATTGTTTTAATCGATGGTGATATGATTTTAGAAAAAAACTTTATTAATGATCATTTAAAATTTGCTAGTTTAAAAACTATCTTACAAGGCTCAAGAACTATTTTAAATGAAAAAGAAAGCAAAGAGCTTTTAAGCAAAAATGATTTTAAACTAGCTTTTAATAAAAAGGGTTTTAAAAATCAAAGAAATATTTTTTTAGCTAAATGTGTATATAAATTTTCAAAACTAACTAAGAAATTTTTTAAAAAATCACAACTTGTCAAAGGTAGTAAAACTTGCAATATGAGTTTTTATAAAAGTGATTTTGAAGCCATTGAGGGATTTAATGAAAAATTTATAGGTTGGGGTAGGGAAGATAGTGAGTTTGTAGCTAGATTTTTATTTAATAACGGAGTGTTTAAAAGACTTAAATTTAATGCCCTAGCTTATCATATTTACCATGAAGAAAATAGCAAAAATATGCTAGAAATCAATCATCAAATTTATCTTGAAACTATAAAAAATAAAAAAATAACTTGGAGATAA
- a CDS encoding lipid A biosynthesis lauroyl acyltransferase translates to MINYVYLSLFYMLKVLVKILPSKFLNSFANLVALITYKLNRKHRKIIDANLKICFPEKDQTWRDETSLNIYKNFAKFGIDFIKNQNASKEEIINKICFDDEEQISNIMQSKRPLIVTTAHYGNWELLALSFGAKFQGISIVGRALDSVIMDKILSKNRTQFNIELIEKKGGLKKMLKALKEGRSLGILTDQDAVDGESVKIQYFNQEVNFIAGASVLAKKTQAIILPCFVYQKDEKFFVKTFKALDASKASIEELTKYQAKCCEEMIKFKPDEYFFFHKRFKRYNHELYL, encoded by the coding sequence ATGATAAATTATGTATATTTAAGCCTTTTTTATATGTTAAAAGTTCTTGTGAAGATTTTACCCTCAAAGTTTTTAAATTCTTTTGCAAATTTGGTTGCTTTAATCACTTATAAGTTAAATCGTAAGCACCGTAAAATCATCGATGCTAATTTAAAAATTTGCTTTCCTGAAAAAGATCAAACATGGCGTGATGAAACTAGCCTTAATATCTATAAAAATTTTGCTAAATTTGGGATTGATTTTATCAAAAATCAAAATGCAAGTAAAGAAGAAATCATCAATAAAATTTGCTTTGATGATGAGGAACAAATTTCAAATATAATGCAAAGTAAAAGACCCTTGATCGTAACTACGGCTCATTATGGCAACTGGGAACTTTTAGCTTTATCTTTTGGAGCTAAATTTCAAGGAATTTCTATAGTTGGAAGAGCGCTTGATAGTGTGATAATGGATAAAATTTTAAGTAAAAATCGCACACAATTTAACATAGAGCTTATAGAAAAAAAAGGTGGGCTTAAAAAAATGCTAAAAGCCTTAAAAGAAGGTAGATCACTTGGAATTTTAACCGATCAAGATGCGGTAGATGGTGAAAGTGTAAAAATACAGTATTTTAATCAAGAAGTAAATTTCATAGCAGGTGCAAGTGTGCTTGCTAAAAAAACACAAGCTATAATTTTACCTTGTTTTGTGTATCAAAAAGATGAGAAATTTTTTGTAAAAACTTTTAAGGCTTTAGACGCAAGTAAGGCAAGTATAGAAGAGCTTACTAAGTATCAAGCAAAGTGTTGTGAAGAGATGATTAAATTTAAACCTGATGAGTATTTTTTCTTTCATAAGAGATTTAAAAGATACAATCACGAGTTGTATTTATAG
- the waaC gene encoding lipopolysaccharide heptosyltransferase I, with translation MKIGLVKLSALGDIIHAVIVLQFIKKHYPKASIDWFVDVRFAGLLQDHPMINEVYALPLKDRKFKEVFAMLFEARQNKYDIVIDLQGLIKSALVSKFLCANTFGFDQESIKESFASSFYAHKFACNYEENIVVRNLSLVAYVLNEHFDHSDIELKQSCFSIDDELKESLEQRLSLNESVPNILIHVGSSMPNKIYPKERLILLCRMLLEHFTSAKIILGWGNVGEFNFAKDIVLNLKHLKIELAPKLSLSELCALTKASDLIIGNDSGPTHLAFALNKPSITIFGATPSQRNAYETNINKTINAGKKILHSKHIDKSDFCIQNIDEKDIFKLACELLEK, from the coding sequence ATGAAAATAGGTTTGGTTAAATTATCTGCACTTGGAGATATCATCCATGCGGTGATTGTTTTGCAATTTATTAAAAAGCATTATCCTAAAGCAAGTATTGATTGGTTTGTAGATGTAAGATTTGCAGGATTATTGCAAGATCATCCAATGATCAATGAAGTATATGCCCTACCTTTAAAAGATAGAAAATTCAAAGAAGTCTTTGCTATGCTTTTTGAAGCAAGACAAAACAAATATGATATTGTGATTGACTTACAAGGTTTGATTAAATCTGCTTTAGTGAGTAAATTTTTATGTGCTAATACTTTTGGTTTTGATCAAGAAAGCATAAAAGAAAGCTTTGCGAGTAGTTTTTATGCGCATAAATTTGCGTGTAATTATGAAGAAAATATTGTCGTGCGTAATCTTTCTTTGGTAGCTTATGTGTTAAATGAGCATTTTGATCATAGCGATATAGAATTAAAACAAAGTTGCTTTAGTATAGATGATGAGTTAAAGGAAAGCTTAGAGCAAAGATTATCTTTGAATGAAAGTGTGCCTAATATACTCATACATGTAGGATCATCTATGCCAAATAAAATTTACCCAAAAGAGCGTTTGATATTACTTTGTAGAATGCTTTTGGAGCATTTTACTAGTGCAAAAATCATACTTGGCTGGGGCAATGTAGGGGAATTTAATTTTGCAAAAGATATAGTTTTAAATTTAAAACATTTAAAAATAGAACTTGCACCAAAATTAAGCTTAAGTGAGCTTTGTGCTTTAACTAAGGCAAGTGATTTGATTATCGGAAATGATAGTGGGCCTACTCATTTGGCCTTTGCACTAAACAAGCCTTCTATAACGATCTTTGGTGCTACTCCTAGTCAAAGAAATGCTTATGAAACAAATATCAACAAAACGATCAATGCAGGTAAAAAAATACTGCATTCAAAGCATATAGATAAGAGTGATTTTTGTATACAAAATATCGATGAAAAAGATATTTTTAAACTAGCTTGTGAGCTTTTAGAAAAATGA
- a CDS encoding 3'-5' exonuclease, which translates to MQEYICVFDCESIPDVELIKHLYDFNGDDLSISKQALERQKEESGSEFLPLPFHKVVSICAVIADKFGNFIKVNKIKGENEKQMLEEFFNFIDKYQPRLVSFNGKSYDMPLLVIRALKYNINASAYLDASDKWNNYKSKFVENKHCDLLESLGSFGQKGLRLDTLCAMAGLPGKYDVHGNEVLDLFYQNKLEKIHEYCESDVLNTYMLFLKYEFIKGNLTQEDYLNILENFKEELLQKHSDKSYQKPFLEAIEKEKSKF; encoded by the coding sequence ATGCAAGAATATATTTGCGTTTTTGATTGTGAGAGCATTCCTGATGTAGAATTGATAAAACATCTTTATGATTTTAATGGCGATGATTTAAGCATTAGTAAACAAGCTTTAGAAAGACAAAAAGAAGAAAGCGGAAGCGAGTTTTTACCTCTGCCTTTTCATAAAGTTGTAAGTATTTGTGCAGTGATTGCAGATAAATTTGGAAATTTCATCAAAGTCAATAAAATCAAAGGCGAAAATGAAAAGCAAATGCTAGAAGAGTTTTTTAACTTCATAGATAAATACCAACCCCGCCTTGTAAGTTTTAATGGTAAAAGCTATGATATGCCTTTGCTTGTTATAAGAGCATTAAAATACAATATCAACGCAAGTGCTTATTTGGATGCAAGCGATAAATGGAATAACTACAAAAGCAAATTTGTAGAAAATAAACACTGTGATTTATTAGAATCTTTAGGAAGTTTTGGTCAAAAAGGCTTAAGACTTGACACACTTTGTGCTATGGCAGGACTTCCTGGAAAATATGATGTGCATGGAAATGAGGTATTAGACCTCTTTTATCAAAACAAATTAGAAAAAATTCACGAATACTGTGAAAGCGATGTATTAAACACTTATATGCTATTTTTAAAATACGAATTCATCAAGGGCAACTTAACCCAAGAAGATTATCTTAATATTTTAGAAAATTTCAAAGAAGAGCTTTTACAAAAACATAGCGATAAAAGCTATCAAAAGCCATTTTTAGAAGCCATAGAAAAAGAAAAGAGTAAGTTTTAA
- the galE gene encoding UDP-glucose 4-epimerase GalE yields the protein MKILITGGAGYIGSHTLKQFLETNHEICVLDNLSKGSKKSLDELSKIRPFKFFEQDLSDYAGIKKLFKEEKFDAIVHFAASIEVPESMENPLKYYMNNTANTSNLIQTCLETGVKKFIFSSTAATYGEPQTPIVDEQSPLAPINPYGQSKLMSEKVLQDANMANPEFKYCILRYFNVAGACMSYPIGQRYPKATLLIKVAAEVATGKREKLYIFGDDYNTKDGTCIRDFIHVDDISSAHLAALEYLENNESNIFNVGYGHGFSVKEVIETMKKVSGVDFTVELAPKRAGDPSVLISNADKIKTLTNWKPKYDDLELICKSAYEWEKQC from the coding sequence ATGAAAATTTTAATCACTGGTGGCGCAGGATACATAGGCTCTCATACTTTAAAGCAGTTTTTAGAAACAAATCATGAAATTTGTGTATTAGATAATCTTTCAAAAGGTAGCAAAAAAAGCTTAGATGAGCTTTCTAAAATCAGACCTTTTAAGTTTTTTGAGCAAGATTTAAGCGATTATGCAGGGATTAAAAAACTTTTCAAAGAAGAAAAATTTGATGCAATTGTGCATTTTGCAGCTAGTATTGAAGTTCCTGAAAGTATGGAAAATCCTTTAAAATACTATATGAACAACACTGCAAACACAAGCAATCTAATCCAAACTTGTTTAGAAACAGGTGTGAAAAAATTCATTTTTTCTTCAACTGCAGCTACCTATGGAGAGCCACAAACTCCTATTGTAGATGAACAAAGTCCATTAGCACCGATTAATCCTTATGGACAAAGCAAACTAATGAGTGAAAAAGTCTTACAGGATGCTAATATGGCTAATCCTGAATTTAAATACTGCATTTTAAGATACTTCAATGTAGCAGGTGCTTGCATGAGCTATCCTATAGGACAACGCTATCCAAAAGCTACTTTACTTATCAAGGTTGCTGCTGAAGTAGCTACAGGAAAAAGAGAAAAACTTTATATTTTTGGCGATGATTATAATACTAAAGATGGCACTTGTATTAGAGATTTTATCCATGTTGATGATATTTCAAGTGCACATTTAGCTGCTTTAGAATATTTAGAAAATAACGAAAGTAATATTTTCAATGTAGGCTATGGACATGGCTTTAGCGTAAAAGAAGTTATTGAAACTATGAAAAAAGTAAGTGGGGTGGATTTTACAGTAGAACTTGCACCAAAAAGAGCTGGGGATCCTTCTGTGCTTATTTCAAATGCTGATAAAATCAAAACCCTAACTAATTGGAAACCAAAATATGATGATTTAGAATTAATCTGCAAAAGTGCTTATGAGTGGGAAAAGCAGTGTTAA
- the pglK gene encoding BC-type lipopolysaccharide transporter PglK yields MLKKLFFILNAHDKKFLFALLIFSIFIGFIESFAISLIMPFVSVASNFELLEKSSYFQPVYEYLNLPSYKIIAYFGCILIAFYIFRAFLNAFYFHLLARFSKGRYHSLACRIFDKYLHLEYENFTNKNQSELLKTITQEVFHLSTLISAFLLMLSESFVVFLLYTLLLIINYKITLALSAFLLLNAFILIKILSPLVKKASIAREEAMKNYFEILNANLNNLKIIKLKTKEQSTQKLYEIQSGLFAKANISNESMSSIPRIYLEGIGFCMLCFIVVYLVLRYESDISSILATITIFVVALYRLMPSANRIITSYNEITYYKNSLDIIYNMLNEKEEKLGDENIKFKEKIVLKNLFFAYKGKKNLFKNLNFELKKNEKIAFIGKSGSGKSTLVDLIIGLLKPSDGAIFVDGIKLDESNIKSFRSKIGYIPQQIYLFNDSIAKNISFGEEIDEALLHKVIKQANLESFVNSLEDGVHTKVGDSGSFLSGGQRQRIAIARALYQQPEILVLDEATSALDQESEAKIMEEIYKISKDKTLIIIAHRLSTIQGCDRVFEVKHGHLKEQV; encoded by the coding sequence GTGTTAAAAAAACTTTTTTTTATACTCAATGCTCATGATAAGAAATTTTTATTTGCTTTACTAATTTTTTCTATTTTTATAGGATTCATAGAAAGCTTTGCTATTTCTTTAATCATGCCCTTTGTATCAGTAGCGAGTAATTTTGAGCTTTTAGAAAAAAGCTCCTATTTTCAACCTGTATATGAGTATTTAAATTTACCAAGTTATAAGATTATTGCTTATTTTGGCTGTATATTAATCGCCTTTTATATTTTTAGAGCCTTTTTAAATGCCTTTTATTTTCATTTACTTGCGCGTTTTTCTAAAGGGCGTTATCACAGCCTTGCTTGTCGTATTTTTGATAAATACTTACACCTTGAATATGAGAATTTTACTAATAAAAATCAATCAGAACTTTTAAAAACCATCACTCAAGAAGTATTTCATTTAAGCACTTTAATTAGCGCTTTTTTACTTATGCTAAGTGAAAGCTTTGTGGTATTTTTGCTTTATACTTTATTGCTAATTATCAACTATAAAATCACCCTAGCTTTAAGTGCTTTTTTACTTTTAAATGCTTTTATTTTAATCAAAATCCTCTCACCCTTGGTAAAAAAAGCTTCCATAGCTAGAGAAGAGGCGATGAAAAATTATTTTGAAATTTTAAATGCAAATTTAAACAACCTTAAAATCATCAAACTCAAAACCAAAGAACAAAGCACGCAAAAGCTTTATGAAATTCAAAGTGGGCTTTTTGCCAAAGCAAATATTAGCAATGAAAGCATGTCAAGCATACCTAGAATTTACCTTGAAGGTATAGGTTTTTGTATGCTTTGTTTTATTGTAGTGTATTTGGTTTTAAGATATGAAAGTGATATTTCATCTATCTTAGCAACTATTACTATTTTTGTGGTGGCTCTTTATAGACTTATGCCAAGTGCTAATCGCATCATCACAAGTTATAATGAAATCACATATTATAAAAACTCTTTAGATATTATTTACAACATGCTTAATGAAAAAGAAGAAAAGCTAGGCGATGAAAATATTAAATTTAAAGAAAAAATCGTTTTGAAAAATCTTTTCTTTGCTTATAAGGGTAAGAAAAATTTATTTAAAAATTTAAATTTTGAACTTAAGAAAAATGAAAAAATTGCTTTTATAGGTAAAAGTGGAAGTGGCAAAAGCACTTTAGTTGATCTTATCATAGGGCTTTTAAAACCAAGTGATGGAGCTATTTTTGTAGATGGAATTAAGCTTGATGAGAGTAATATAAAAAGTTTTAGAAGTAAAATTGGCTACATACCTCAGCAAATTTATCTTTTTAATGATTCTATTGCTAAAAATATTAGCTTTGGAGAAGAAATAGATGAAGCACTTCTACATAAAGTAATCAAGCAAGCTAATCTTGAAAGCTTTGTAAATTCGCTTGAAGATGGAGTGCATACTAAGGTAGGCGATTCAGGTTCGTTTTTAAGTGGGGGTCAAAGACAAAGAATAGCCATAGCAAGAGCGCTTTATCAACAACCTGAAATTTTAGTTTTAGATGAAGCAACTAGCGCTCTTGATCAAGAAAGCGAAGCAAAAATCATGGAAGAAATCTATAAAATTTCAAAAGACAAAACCCTCATCATCATAGCTCATAGACTCTCAACTATACAAGGTTGCGATAGAGTATTTGAAGTAAAACATGGGCATTTAAAGGAACAAGTATGA
- the pglH gene encoding GalNAc-alpha-(1->4)-GalNAc-alpha-(1->3)-diNAcBac-PP-undecaprenol alpha-1,4-N-acetyl-D-galactosaminyltransferase, whose translation MKITFIIATLNSGGAERVLVTLANELCKNHEINIIKFHKEDSFYKLDPKIKLFTLEQFDFSTLYNKIASRIKKFKALKQALKDHKSDVFISFLDTTNIACIWANKGSNTPLIISEHSSYTYLKSKIWKFLRRISFPHANALTVLSNDDKKYYENFIKKVINMPNPCHFSPIKENLEKENNVIFVGRLDHNKNASMFLKAIARLDTNLQNQYNFFIAGDGELRQDLEQEAMNLNIKVNFLGKVENMQELYKKAKIICLCSFIEGLPTVLLESLYYQVARISTKYTSGHKDLIDDGKDGFLVDLDDEKALSEKLTLLMQDENLRKTLALNAQQRCKDYEVTNVAQKWLDLIKEVKV comes from the coding sequence ATGAAAATCACTTTCATCATAGCTACTTTAAATTCAGGTGGTGCTGAAAGAGTATTAGTCACTTTAGCTAATGAGCTTTGCAAAAATCATGAAATAAATATTATTAAATTTCACAAAGAAGACTCTTTTTATAAGCTTGATCCAAAAATCAAACTTTTTACTCTAGAGCAGTTTGACTTTTCCACTCTTTATAACAAAATAGCCTCACGCATTAAAAAATTCAAAGCCTTAAAACAAGCACTTAAAGACCATAAAAGCGATGTTTTTATCTCATTTTTAGATACAACTAATATCGCTTGCATTTGGGCAAATAAAGGTTCCAATACGCCTTTAATTATTAGCGAGCATAGCTCTTATACTTATTTAAAATCTAAAATTTGGAAGTTTTTACGCCGTATAAGTTTTCCTCATGCAAATGCTCTAACCGTGTTAAGCAATGATGATAAAAAATACTATGAAAACTTTATTAAAAAAGTTATCAATATGCCAAATCCTTGTCATTTTAGCCCAATTAAAGAAAATTTAGAAAAAGAAAACAATGTCATTTTCGTAGGCAGACTTGATCATAATAAAAATGCTTCTATGTTTTTAAAGGCCATAGCAAGACTGGATACAAATTTACAAAATCAATACAATTTTTTCATAGCAGGCGATGGAGAATTAAGACAAGATTTAGAACAAGAAGCTATGAATTTAAATATCAAAGTTAATTTTTTAGGTAAAGTTGAAAATATGCAAGAACTTTATAAAAAAGCAAAAATAATCTGCCTTTGCTCTTTCATAGAAGGCTTACCAACGGTTTTGCTTGAAAGTTTATATTATCAAGTAGCACGCATTAGCACTAAATACACAAGTGGCCATAAAGATTTAATTGATGATGGAAAAGATGGATTTTTGGTAGATTTAGATGATGAAAAGGCTTTAAGCGAAAAACTCACCCTTTTAATGCAAGATGAAAATTTAAGAAAAACACTAGCACTTAATGCACAGCAGCGATGTAAAGATTATGAAGTAACAAATGTAGCACAAAAATGGCTTGATTTGATCAAAGAAGTAAAGGTTTAA
- the pglJ gene encoding N-acetylgalactosamine-N,N'-diacetylbacillosaminyl-diphospho-undecaprenol 4-alpha-N-acetylgalactosaminyltransferase: MKKLAIFIYSLGSGGAERVVSTLLPVLNLKYEVHLILMNDKISYDIPEVNIHYLEKSSPSESNLAKFLKLPLLAMKYKKLCEDLKINLQFVLLNRPNYIALMAKSLGLKSTLIINECTTPSVIYKHNNLNSFINKFLIKKFYNKADLILANSIGNKEDLIQNFNIEAKKCDILYNAIDLESIIEKSKEEIDFKDPFILSVGRLDHGKNHAMLIRAYAKVKTDLKLVILGEGILKDDLLALIETLNLKDKVFLLGFDKNPYKYMSKCDFFAFASSFEGFSNVLIECLACNTAVLCTDHKSGARELFLDDEFGLLVKVDDEKAMQEGLEKMCNDESLKATYRQNAFLRAKEFDKISIAKQLFEFFNKA; the protein is encoded by the coding sequence ATGAAAAAACTAGCAATTTTTATTTATTCTTTAGGAAGCGGTGGTGCTGAAAGGGTTGTATCTACGCTATTGCCTGTGTTAAATTTAAAATATGAAGTGCATTTGATTTTAATGAATGATAAAATATCATATGATATTCCTGAAGTTAATATCCACTACCTTGAAAAATCAAGTCCAAGCGAAAGCAATTTAGCTAAATTTTTAAAACTACCCTTACTAGCTATGAAATACAAAAAACTTTGTGAGGATTTAAAAATCAATTTACAATTTGTATTATTAAATAGACCTAATTATATTGCATTAATGGCAAAATCCCTAGGACTTAAATCAACCCTTATTATCAATGAATGCACTACTCCAAGTGTGATTTATAAACATAATAATCTGAATTCTTTTATCAATAAATTTCTTATTAAAAAATTTTATAACAAAGCAGATTTAATCTTAGCAAATTCTATAGGAAACAAAGAAGATTTAATACAAAATTTCAACATAGAGGCTAAAAAATGTGATATTTTATACAATGCCATAGATTTAGAAAGCATCATAGAAAAATCTAAAGAAGAAATAGACTTTAAGGATCCTTTTATATTAAGCGTTGGCAGGCTTGATCATGGTAAAAATCATGCTATGCTTATAAGAGCTTATGCAAAAGTTAAAACTGATTTAAAATTAGTCATTTTAGGCGAGGGTATTTTAAAAGATGATCTTTTAGCTTTAATAGAAACTTTAAATTTAAAAGACAAAGTCTTTTTGCTAGGTTTTGATAAAAATCCTTATAAATACATGAGCAAATGTGACTTTTTTGCTTTTGCTTCAAGTTTTGAGGGCTTTTCCAATGTTTTAATCGAATGCCTAGCTTGTAATACTGCGGTGCTTTGTACTGATCATAAAAGTGGTGCAAGGGAATTATTTTTAGATGATGAGTTTGGACTTTTAGTAAAAGTAGATGATGAAAAAGCCATGCAAGAAGGCTTAGAAAAAATGTGCAATGATGAGTCTTTAAAAGCTACATATAGACAAAATGCTTTTTTGCGTGCAAAAGAATTTGATAAAATTAGTATAGCAAAGCAATTATTTGAATTTTTCAACAAGGCATAA